A window of Lacibacter sediminis contains these coding sequences:
- a CDS encoding DUF2256 domain-containing protein has protein sequence MSHKKQHLQQKICVVCNRPFTWRKKWEKVWDEVKYCSERCKRTKPTTKSS, from the coding sequence ATGTCGCATAAGAAACAGCATTTGCAACAAAAGATCTGCGTTGTTTGTAACCGACCATTTACCTGGCGAAAGAAATGGGAGAAGGTTTGGGACGAAGTAAAGTATTGCAGCGAACGTTGCAAACGAACAAAGCCAACAACCAAGTCTTCCTGA
- the guaA gene encoding glutamine-hydrolyzing GMP synthase encodes MTEKILILDFGSQYTQLIARAVREANVYCEITPYHKPIVKDEFLKGIILSGSPFSVNDANAPFVDVELLTKSLPVLGICYGAQLTAKQLGGRVEKSEKREYGRATLRKKEDDVLLKDVSDVSQVWMSHADTILELPKGFELMAVTDSIPIAAFRANGSYDHPLYGLQFHPEVYHSTEGKKILKNFLMDICGCKGEWTPASFVNETVDALKKQIGNRKVIMALSGGVDSTVAATLIHRAIGKNLFGIFVDNGVLRKDEFQQVLDTYATIGLNVKGVDAREHFYTKLAGKSNPEEKRKIIGGTFIEVFDREAHTIEGVELLGQGTIYPDVIESVSVHGPSVTIKSHHNVGGLPDTMKLELVEPLRYLFKDEVRRVGAELGIPADLLNRHPFPGPGLAIRILGEITEEKVDLLQRADAIFINGLKEHNLYDKVWQAGAILLPVQSVGVMGDERTYEFTLALRAVTSVDGMTADWAHLPYEFLAHISNEIINKVRGINRVVYDISSKPPATIEWE; translated from the coding sequence ATGACAGAAAAGATTCTCATCCTCGATTTTGGCTCGCAATATACCCAGCTGATAGCCCGTGCAGTACGTGAAGCAAATGTGTACTGCGAGATCACTCCGTATCACAAACCAATTGTAAAAGACGAATTCCTGAAAGGTATTATCCTTTCAGGCAGCCCGTTCTCTGTAAATGATGCCAACGCACCGTTTGTTGATGTGGAACTGCTCACCAAATCGCTTCCTGTTCTGGGGATTTGTTACGGTGCACAGTTAACTGCCAAACAACTTGGCGGGCGTGTAGAAAAAAGTGAGAAACGTGAATACGGGAGAGCGACTTTACGTAAAAAAGAAGATGATGTTTTATTAAAAGATGTAAGCGATGTATCGCAGGTGTGGATGAGCCATGCTGACACAATTCTTGAATTGCCAAAAGGATTCGAACTGATGGCAGTAACTGATTCAATTCCTATAGCTGCTTTCCGTGCAAACGGATCGTACGATCATCCGCTTTATGGCTTACAGTTTCATCCTGAAGTTTATCATTCAACTGAAGGGAAAAAGATCCTCAAAAACTTTTTGATGGATATCTGCGGTTGCAAAGGCGAGTGGACACCTGCTTCTTTTGTAAATGAAACAGTAGATGCATTAAAGAAACAGATCGGCAACCGTAAAGTGATCATGGCATTAAGTGGTGGCGTTGATTCTACTGTTGCAGCAACATTGATCCATAGAGCCATCGGCAAAAATCTTTTCGGCATTTTTGTTGATAACGGCGTGTTACGTAAAGATGAATTTCAACAGGTGCTTGATACCTACGCAACAATTGGGTTGAATGTAAAAGGTGTTGATGCACGTGAACATTTTTATACCAAACTTGCAGGTAAAAGTAATCCTGAAGAAAAAAGAAAGATCATTGGCGGCACCTTCATTGAAGTGTTCGACCGTGAAGCACATACTATTGAAGGTGTTGAATTGCTGGGACAAGGAACGATCTATCCCGATGTGATTGAAAGTGTGAGTGTGCATGGTCCATCAGTAACCATCAAATCGCATCACAACGTTGGAGGTTTACCTGATACCATGAAACTGGAACTGGTAGAACCGCTACGTTATTTATTTAAAGATGAAGTACGCAGAGTTGGTGCAGAGTTGGGTATTCCTGCTGATCTGCTGAACCGTCACCCCTTCCCCGGCCCGGGATTAGCTATTCGTATTTTGGGAGAGATAACAGAAGAGAAAGTTGATCTGTTACAACGTGCTGATGCCATCTTCATCAATGGATTAAAAGAACATAACCTTTACGATAAAGTTTGGCAGGCAGGCGCTATCCTGTTACCGGTGCAAAGTGTGGGTGTAATGGGTGATGAACGTACGTATGAATTTACCCTGGCGTTAAGAGCAGTTACTTCTGTTGATGGCATGACTGCCGACTGGGCACACTTGCCTTATGAATTTCTGGCACATATTTCGAATGAGATCATCAACAAAGTAAGAGGCATTAACCGGGTGGTGTACGATATCAGCAGCAAACCACCTGCAACCATCGAGTGGGAATAA
- a CDS encoding type 1 periplasmic-binding domain-containing protein — MKKLLFVFALIATTAAVNAQDTIKKYRVGIFASLFLDSSFAGSTYKFTNQMPRHILPGLDFVQGALLAVDSLSNSNKNLEVTVYDLRSADQSITALRSKNIFDSLDLMIGSVTGTDYRSLADLALQKNIPFVSATFPNDGGVTNNPFTLIVNSTLPVHCEAMYNFIMRNSPTANLVYVRRKGQQEDRLASYFNSFNKSASGGQLLKWKTVVLSDDFSPAVLTANLDSTKNNFIICGSLDEVFGMKLVNAANSVRKTYDMELMGMPTWDGMKDLTKPEYKDLPVYHTSTFFNTGTVAYTSFTHKFTSLTYGRPSDVAYKGYELSWHFINLLLKYDNELMQHINERTFRLFTEYDFKPILNNSNGRPDYFENKRIYILKRSNNLVSRMN; from the coding sequence ATGAAAAAACTTCTTTTTGTATTCGCATTAATTGCTACAACTGCTGCCGTAAACGCACAGGATACAATAAAAAAATACCGTGTGGGTATTTTTGCCAGCCTGTTTTTGGATTCATCGTTTGCAGGCAGTACCTATAAGTTCACGAATCAAATGCCGAGGCATATATTGCCCGGCCTTGACTTTGTGCAAGGTGCGTTACTGGCGGTTGATTCACTCAGTAACAGTAATAAGAATCTTGAAGTAACGGTGTATGATCTGCGTTCGGCTGATCAAAGCATTACTGCACTTCGTTCAAAAAATATTTTTGATTCGTTAGATCTGATGATCGGTTCTGTAACAGGAACAGATTACCGTTCATTGGCCGATCTTGCATTGCAGAAAAATATTCCGTTTGTATCAGCCACTTTTCCAAATGATGGTGGTGTAACAAATAATCCTTTCACTCTTATCGTTAACTCTACCCTTCCTGTTCATTGCGAAGCAATGTATAATTTTATTATGCGCAATAGTCCTACTGCAAATTTGGTTTATGTACGCCGCAAAGGACAACAGGAAGATCGACTTGCTTCGTATTTCAATTCATTTAACAAGAGTGCAAGTGGTGGACAGTTATTAAAATGGAAGACCGTTGTCTTGAGTGATGATTTCAGTCCGGCTGTTCTCACTGCAAATCTCGACAGCACCAAAAACAATTTCATCATCTGCGGATCATTAGATGAAGTGTTTGGGATGAAACTTGTGAATGCAGCCAACAGTGTCCGCAAAACCTATGACATGGAATTGATGGGCATGCCCACCTGGGATGGTATGAAAGATCTTACAAAACCTGAGTATAAAGATTTACCTGTTTATCACACATCAACTTTTTTTAATACCGGTACTGTTGCTTATACAAGCTTCACACACAAGTTCACCAGTCTCACCTATGGCCGCCCTTCAGATGTGGCTTATAAAGGATATGAGCTGAGCTGGCATTTCATCAATCTTTTATTGAAGTATGACAATGAGTTGATGCAGCATATCAATGAACGAACATTCCGTTTGTTTACAGAGTATGATTTCAAACCGATATTGAATAACAGCAACGGCCGCCCTGATTACTTCGAGAACAAACGCATCTATATTCTGAAGCGTAGTAATAATTTAGTTTCAAGAATGAATTAA
- a CDS encoding head GIN domain-containing protein has translation MRTKFFYGALLLFISGFVLSSCTTRRVKGNGNIITSNRSEGSFDAVKASGSFDVFFSQAESNEIRIEADENLMKYIQTTVEDGVLRIRTKSGMNIRPSQDIKVYVKSPKYKSVSLAGSGNMVAETKITSTEKIKLSIAGSGDIKLLEVNAPQVDVNISGSGKAEGFGNTRDLDIDVAGSGDVMMKDLKAENAKISIAGSGNVWLFASMKLDVRVAGGGDIHYYGNPADIKSKLAGSGNLIKE, from the coding sequence ATGCGTACTAAATTTTTCTACGGAGCTCTTCTTCTCTTTATTTCAGGCTTCGTACTCAGTTCCTGCACAACAAGACGGGTTAAAGGCAATGGCAACATTATCACAAGCAACCGTAGTGAGGGAAGCTTTGATGCTGTAAAAGCTTCCGGGTCATTTGATGTATTTTTTTCCCAGGCCGAATCAAATGAGATCAGGATCGAGGCCGATGAAAACCTGATGAAGTATATTCAAACAACGGTTGAGGATGGCGTACTCCGCATCCGCACAAAAAGTGGTATGAATATCCGGCCTTCCCAGGATATTAAAGTGTATGTGAAATCACCCAAATACAAAAGTGTAAGCCTCGCTGGTAGCGGGAATATGGTGGCTGAAACAAAAATTACTTCTACCGAAAAAATCAAACTAAGCATTGCCGGCAGCGGCGATATTAAATTGCTGGAAGTGAATGCCCCACAGGTTGATGTAAATATTTCAGGCAGTGGCAAGGCCGAGGGTTTTGGCAACACCCGTGATCTTGACATTGATGTGGCCGGCAGTGGTGATGTGATGATGAAAGACCTGAAAGCTGAGAATGCAAAGATCAGTATTGCAGGTTCGGGCAATGTTTGGTTATTTGCCAGTATGAAACTGGACGTGCGTGTTGCCGGAGGAGGTGATATTCATTATTATGGTAATCCGGCCGATATCAAATCGAAGCTGGCAGGCTCGGGAAACCTCATTAAAGAGTAA
- a CDS encoding YDG domain-containing protein encodes MPQLLSLSVNQRATTALLTPFYFLLPSKKILLRFAMLVMSVAMMSGVVGQATVTTDKPDYQPGDTVVITGTGWQPGETVTLDVEEDPKPATCLLPHDLVAVADADGKIYSKEFLIKENHLGVTFTLTATGQSSGLVAVTTFTDALFFSASITSTPSSVCAGTTGSYTITISNNTSTGPGETPSGQNARLGSVRIAIPLGFTGITITDNSLDWTVSLSTPGFIEFDADGNNNNANRIDPTESVFITFTANAPPSPVNPYLWATEAWVGANFSGTKYPDIGTVLNPGSQPSVIVNASTTISTQPQNSIITYGSATSFTVVGAGSGTLTYQWQQKIGAAPFTNIIDGGIYSGATTATLGLSKPTVAMSGIKYRVLVSGDCSPSATSAEAILTVTAFDVTGSFLADDKVYDATTAAVVTTGSRSVAVIFPNDVVSLVGGTATFDTKNVGVNKTVTLTGATLSGADAGNYNLVSVSTTQADITAFDVTGSFLADDKVYDATTAAVVTTGSRSVAVIFPNDVVSLVGGTATFDTKNVGVNKTVTLTGATLSGADAGNYNLVSVSTTQADITAFDVTGSFLADDKVYDATTAAVVTTGSRSVAVIFPNDVVSLVGGTATFDTKNVGVNKTVTLTGATLSGADAGNYNLVSVSTTQADITAFDVTGSFLADDKVYDATTAAVVTTGSRSVAVIFPNDVVSLVGGTATFDTKNVGVNKTVTLTGATLSGADAGNYNLVSVSTTQADITAFDVTGSFLADDKVYDATTAAVVTTGSRSVAVIFPNDVVSLVGGTATFDTKNVGVNKTVTLTGATLSGADAGNYNLVSVSTTQADITAFDVTGSFLADDKVYDATTAAVVTTGSRSVAVIFPNDVVSLVGGTATFDTKNVGVNKTVTLTGATLSGADAGNYNLVSVSTTQADITAFDVTGSFLADDKVYDATTAAVVTTGSRSVAVIFPNDVVSLVGGTATFDTKNVGVNKTVTLTGATLSGADAGNYNLVSVSTTQADITAFDVTGSFLADDKVYDATTAAVVTTGSRSVAVIFPNDVVSLVGGTATFDTKNVGVNKTVTLTGATLSGADAGNYNLVSVSTTQADITAFDVTGSFLADDKVYDATTAAVVTTGSRSVAVIFPNDVVSLVGGTATFDTKNVGVNKTVTLTGATLSGADAGNYNLVSVSTTQADITAFDVTGSFLADDKVYDATTAAVVTTGSRSVAVIFPNDVVSLVGGTATFDTKNVGVNKTVTLTGATLSGADAGNYNLVSVSTTQADITAFDVTGSFLADDKVYDATTAAVVTTGSRSVAVIFPNDVVSLVGGTATFDTKNVGVNKTVTLTGATLSGADAGNYNLVSVSTTQADITAFDVTGSFLADDKVYDATTAAVVTTGSRSVAVIFPNDVVSLVGGTATFDTKNVGVNKTVTLTGATLSGADAGNYNLVSVSTTQADITAFDVTGSFLADDKVYDATTAAVVTTGSRSVAVIFPNDVVSLVGGTATFDTKNVGVNKTVTLTGATLSGADAGNYNLVSVSTTQADITAFDVTGSFLADDKVYDATTAAVVTTGSRSVAVIFPNDVVSLVGGTATFDTKNVGVNKTVTLTGATLSGADAGNYNLVSVSTTQADITAFDVTGSFLADDKVYDATTAAVVTTGSRSVAVIFPNDVVSLVGGTATFDTKNVGVNKTVTLTGATLSGADAGNYNLVSVSTTQADITAFDVTGSFLADDKVYDATTAAVVTTGSRSVAVIFPNDVVSLVGGTATFDTKNVGVNKTVTLTGATLSGADAGNYNLVSVSTTQADITAFDVTGSFLADDKVYDATTAAVVTTGSRSVAVIFPNDVVSLVGGTATFDTKNVGVNKTVTLTGATLSGADAGNYNLVSVSTTQADITVRDITVTANGIDKIYDGNTIATVNLFTNKISGDVVTASYTTANFANANVGTWVINVSGIEIGGTDAANYNLVNTTATTSATILLASTTTTLITSAPSVRYMDNLTMTARVTPLNTGSSLTGSVHFWIGATLASATDYGSATVVPIPGSPDGSVEATLIKQVTNLPAGYTVYAVFTSSNANYDGSSGTKPLTVVARDADPYDAKGFYTGDVFAWTTGPNSSRGTVTMTAMIKDKNDPKGDVRGAKVTFCYVNNGVWSPIPSAKDIPVGLVDINDGSLGFASAIVQFDIGSQNAANYQIGVLVTGAYTNEDLINCGLSQVIVSVSKPIPGGFICGGSRLVNPATSNLSAGYIKGAPGLCTDYQFDVQYTKSGTNPKGKVKIMINSYYTRDGILDSKLHTYIVTTNAIASMNVVAPTGTFSAKANLVEQFDGYVEAIEGGSTFQMTAYQNGCDQKLAITLYRKAGGIWFSNSWDGVKTIQQPVAAGSKVYVGGAVPCSLNSVKIENSTITDAPLIRSTFNQAFDAFNVKVLGNPSLTTFRLQLQSNNMQEKFTVKVVDVNGRLIEVKQNLYAGQVIELGSKYTQGTYFAEVTQGANRKLVKLVKISRD; translated from the coding sequence ATGCCACAACTGCTTTCCTTGTCAGTTAATCAGCGTGCTACTACCGCATTGCTAACTCCTTTTTATTTTTTGTTACCATCTAAAAAAATACTGCTGCGTTTTGCGATGCTCGTGATGAGTGTGGCGATGATGAGTGGGGTTGTGGGGCAGGCAACGGTGACAACGGATAAGCCGGATTATCAACCCGGGGATACAGTTGTAATTACTGGTACAGGCTGGCAACCCGGAGAAACGGTAACCTTAGACGTTGAGGAAGATCCGAAGCCCGCAACTTGTTTGCTTCCCCATGATTTGGTTGCGGTAGCTGATGCTGATGGCAAAATATACAGTAAGGAATTTCTTATCAAGGAAAATCATCTCGGTGTTACTTTTACGCTTACAGCTACCGGCCAAAGTTCGGGGCTCGTTGCTGTTACCACATTTACAGATGCATTGTTCTTTAGTGCGTCTATTACAAGTACTCCTTCTTCTGTTTGTGCTGGAACGACTGGCTCTTATACGATTACTATTTCTAACAATACTTCTACTGGCCCCGGCGAAACTCCTTCGGGTCAGAATGCAAGATTGGGCTCCGTTAGAATTGCTATCCCATTAGGATTTACTGGCATAACAATTACAGATAACTCTCTCGATTGGACTGTAAGTTTGAGTACGCCGGGATTTATTGAATTTGATGCTGACGGGAATAACAATAATGCTAATAGAATTGATCCAACTGAATCTGTATTTATAACTTTTACTGCCAACGCCCCACCCTCCCCTGTAAATCCTTATTTATGGGCAACTGAGGCATGGGTAGGAGCCAATTTTTCGGGTACTAAATATCCAGATATAGGAACTGTACTTAATCCTGGAAGTCAGCCGAGCGTTATTGTAAATGCATCAACTACAATTAGTACGCAACCTCAAAATTCTATTATTACTTATGGTTCGGCTACGTCGTTCACAGTCGTTGGTGCTGGTTCAGGCACATTAACTTACCAATGGCAGCAAAAAATTGGAGCTGCTCCTTTTACTAATATCATTGATGGTGGTATTTATTCTGGAGCAACTACGGCAACCTTAGGTTTGTCAAAACCAACAGTTGCCATGAGCGGTATAAAATATCGTGTTTTGGTAAGTGGCGATTGTTCCCCTTCCGCAACAAGTGCTGAGGCTATTTTAACAGTCACCGCCTTTGATGTAACAGGATCGTTCCTTGCCGATGATAAAGTTTATGATGCAACAACAGCGGCGGTGGTAACCACCGGTTCACGTAGTGTGGCAGTGATCTTCCCGAATGATGTTGTAAGTCTTGTTGGCGGCACAGCAACGTTCGATACGAAGAATGTAGGTGTAAATAAAACAGTGACGTTAACAGGAGCAACACTGAGTGGTGCAGATGCGGGCAACTATAACCTTGTATCTGTAAGTACAACCCAGGCCGACATTACCGCCTTTGATGTAACAGGATCGTTCCTTGCCGATGATAAAGTTTATGATGCAACAACAGCGGCGGTGGTAACCACCGGTTCACGTAGTGTGGCAGTGATCTTCCCGAATGATGTTGTAAGTCTTGTTGGCGGCACAGCAACGTTCGATACGAAGAATGTAGGTGTAAATAAAACAGTGACGTTAACAGGAGCAACACTGAGTGGTGCAGATGCGGGCAACTATAACCTTGTATCTGTAAGTACAACCCAGGCCGACATTACCGCCTTTGATGTAACAGGATCGTTCCTTGCCGATGATAAAGTTTATGATGCAACAACAGCGGCGGTGGTAACCACCGGTTCACGTAGTGTGGCAGTGATCTTCCCGAATGATGTTGTAAGTCTTGTTGGCGGCACAGCAACGTTCGATACGAAGAATGTAGGTGTAAATAAAACAGTGACGTTAACAGGAGCAACACTGAGTGGTGCAGATGCGGGCAACTATAACCTTGTATCTGTAAGTACAACCCAGGCCGACATTACCGCCTTTGATGTAACAGGATCGTTCCTTGCCGATGATAAAGTTTATGATGCAACAACAGCGGCGGTGGTAACCACCGGTTCACGTAGTGTGGCAGTGATCTTCCCGAATGATGTTGTAAGTCTTGTTGGCGGCACAGCAACGTTCGATACGAAGAATGTAGGTGTAAATAAAACAGTGACGTTAACAGGAGCAACACTGAGTGGTGCAGATGCGGGCAACTATAACCTTGTATCTGTAAGTACAACCCAGGCCGACATTACCGCCTTTGATGTAACAGGATCGTTCCTTGCCGATGATAAAGTTTATGATGCAACAACAGCGGCGGTGGTAACCACCGGTTCACGTAGTGTGGCAGTGATCTTCCCGAATGATGTTGTAAGTCTTGTTGGCGGCACAGCAACGTTCGATACGAAGAATGTAGGTGTAAATAAAACAGTGACGTTAACAGGAGCAACACTGAGTGGTGCAGATGCGGGCAACTATAACCTTGTATCTGTAAGTACAACCCAGGCCGACATTACCGCCTTTGATGTAACAGGATCGTTCCTTGCCGATGATAAAGTTTATGATGCAACAACAGCGGCGGTGGTAACCACCGGTTCACGTAGTGTGGCAGTGATCTTCCCGAATGATGTTGTAAGTCTTGTTGGCGGCACAGCAACGTTCGATACGAAGAATGTAGGTGTAAATAAAACAGTGACGTTAACAGGAGCAACACTGAGTGGTGCAGATGCGGGCAACTATAACCTTGTATCTGTAAGTACAACCCAGGCCGACATTACCGCCTTTGATGTAACAGGATCGTTCCTTGCCGATGATAAAGTTTATGATGCAACAACAGCGGCGGTGGTAACCACCGGTTCACGTAGTGTGGCAGTGATCTTCCCGAATGATGTTGTAAGTCTTGTTGGCGGCACAGCAACGTTCGATACGAAGAATGTAGGTGTAAATAAAACAGTGACGTTAACAGGAGCAACACTGAGTGGTGCAGATGCGGGCAACTATAACCTTGTATCTGTAAGTACAACCCAGGCCGACATTACCGCCTTTGATGTAACAGGATCGTTCCTTGCCGATGATAAAGTTTATGATGCAACAACAGCGGCGGTGGTAACCACCGGTTCACGTAGTGTGGCAGTGATCTTCCCGAATGATGTTGTAAGTCTTGTTGGCGGCACAGCAACGTTCGATACGAAGAATGTAGGTGTAAATAAAACAGTGACGTTAACAGGAGCAACACTGAGTGGTGCAGATGCGGGCAACTATAACCTTGTATCTGTAAGTACAACCCAGGCCGACATTACCGCCTTTGATGTAACAGGATCGTTCCTTGCCGATGATAAAGTTTATGATGCAACAACAGCGGCGGTGGTAACCACCGGTTCACGTAGTGTGGCAGTGATCTTCCCGAATGATGTTGTAAGTCTTGTTGGCGGCACAGCAACGTTCGATACGAAGAATGTAGGTGTAAATAAAACAGTGACGTTAACAGGAGCAACACTGAGTGGTGCAGATGCGGGCAACTATAACCTTGTATCTGTAAGTACAACCCAGGCCGACATTACCGCCTTTGATGTAACAGGATCGTTCCTTGCCGATGATAAAGTTTATGATGCAACAACAGCGGCGGTGGTAACCACCGGTTCACGTAGTGTGGCAGTGATCTTCCCGAATGATGTTGTAAGTCTTGTTGGCGGCACAGCAACGTTCGATACGAAGAATGTAGGTGTAAATAAAACAGTGACGTTAACAGGAGCAACACTGAGTGGTGCAGATGCGGGCAACTATAACCTTGTATCTGTAAGTACAACCCAGGCCGACATTACCGCCTTTGATGTAACAGGATCGTTCCTTGCCGATGATAAAGTTTATGATGCAACAACAGCGGCGGTGGTAACCACCGGTTCACGTAGTGTGGCAGTGATCTTCCCGAATGATGTTGTAAGTCTTGTTGGCGGCACAGCAACGTTCGATACGAAGAATGTAGGTGTAAATAAAACAGTGACGTTAACAGGAGCAACACTGAGTGGTGCAGATGCGGGCAACTATAACCTTGTATCTGTAAGTACAACCCAGGCCGACATTACCGCCTTTGATGTAACAGGATCGTTCCTTGCCGATGATAAAGTTTATGATGCAACAACAGCGGCGGTGGTAACCACCGGTTCACGTAGTGTGGCAGTGATCTTCCCGAATGATGTTGTAAGTCTTGTTGGCGGCACAGCAACGTTCGATACGAAGAATGTAGGTGTAAATAAAACAGTGACGTTAACAGGAGCAACACTGAGTGGTGCAGATGCGGGCAACTATAACCTTGTATCTGTAAGTACAACCCAGGCCGACATTACCGCCTTTGATGTAACAGGATCGTTCCTTGCCGATGATAAAGTTTATGATGCAACAACAGCGGCGGTGGTAACCACCGGTTCACGTAGTGTGGCAGTGATCTTCCCGAATGATGTTGTAAGTCTTGTTGGCGGCACAGCAACGTTCGATACGAAGAATGTAGGTGTAAATAAAACAGTGACGTTAACAGGAGCAACACTGAGTGGTGCAGATGCGGGCAACTATAACCTTGTATCTGTAAGTACAACCCAGGCCGACATTACCGCCTTTGATGTAACAGGATCGTTCCTTGCCGATGATAAAGTTTATGATGCAACAACAGCGGCGGTGGTAACCACCGGTTCACGTAGTGTGGCAGTGATCTTCCCGAATGATGTTGTAAGTCTTGTTGGCGGCACAGCAACGTTCGATACGAAGAATGTAGGTGTAAATAAAACAGTGACGTTAACAGGAGCAACACTGAGTGGTGCAGATGCGGGCAACTATAACCTTGTATCTGTAAGTACAACCCAGGCCGACATTACCGCCTTTGATGTAACAGGATCGTTCCTTGCCGATGATAAAGTTTATGATGCAACAACAGCGGCGGTGGTAACCACCGGTTCACGTAGTGTGGCAGTGATCTTCCCGAATGATGTTGTAAGTCTTGTTGGCGGCACAGCAACGTTCGATACGAAGAATGTAGGTGTAAATAAAACAGTGACGTTAACAGGAGCAACACTGAGTGGTGCAGATGCGGGCAACTATAACCTTGTATCTGTAAGTACAACCCAGGCCGACATTACCGCCTTTGATGTAACAGGATCGTTCCTTGCCGATGATAAAGTTTATGATGCAACAACAGCGGCGGTGGTAACCACCGGTTCACGTAGTGTGGCAGTGATCTTCCCGAATGATGTTGTAAGTCTTGTTGGCGGCACAGCAACGTTCGATACGAAGAATGTAGGTGTAAATAAAACAGTGACGTTAACAGGAGCAACACTGAGTGGTGCAGATGCGGGCAACTATAACCTTGTATCTGTAAGTACAACCCAGGCCGACATTACCGCCTTTGATGTAACAGGATCGTTCCTTGCCGATGATAAAGTTTATGATGCAACAACAGCGGCGGTGGTAACCACCGGTTCACGTAGTGTGGCAGTGATCTTCCCGAATGATGTTGTAAGTCTTGTTGGCGGCACAGCAACGTTCGATACGAAGAATGTAGGTGTAAATAAAACAGTGACGTTAACAGGAGCAACACTGAGTGGTGCAGATGCGGGCAACTATAACCTTGTATCTGTAAGTACAACCCAGGCCGACATTACTGTGAGAGATATTACTGTAACAGCTAATGGTATAGATAAAATATATGATGGCAACACCATAGCAACTGTTAACTTGTTTACCAATAAGATAAGTGGCGATGTGGTAACGGCGTCATATACTACGGCAAATTTTGCAAATGCAAATGTCGGCACATGGGTTATAAACGTAAGTGGAATAGAGATTGGCGGAACAGATGCCGCTAATTACAATCTTGTTAATACAACGGCTACGACATCAGCAACAATACTACTGGCATCTACTACAACTACACTTATCACAAGTGCACCAAGTGTTCGTTATATGGATAACCTAACAATGACTGCACGGGTAACTCCGCTTAATACCGGATCTTCCTTAACAGGTTCGGTTCATTTCTGGATTGGCGCAACACTTGCGTCTGCTACCGACTATGGTAGTGCGACAGTTGTTCCTATTCCAGGATCACCAGATGGTTCTGTAGAAGCGACATTGATCAAGCAGGTAACAAATCTTCCAGCTGGGTATACAGTGTATGCTGTATTTACAAGTTCAAATGCAAACTATGATGGAAGTTCAGGTACAAAACCTCTTACAGTAGTTGCCAGAGACGCCGATCCGTATGATGCAAAAGGATTCTATACGGGTGATGTATTTGCATGGACAACCGGCCCTAATTCAAGTAGAGGAACTGTTACAATGACAGCAATGATTAAGGATAAAAATGATCCGAAAGGCGATGTAAGAGGTGCGAAGGTTACATTCTGTTATGTAAATAACGGTGTATGGTCACCAATACCAAGTGCGAAAGATATACCTGTTGGCCTCGTGGATATTAATGATGGCTCTTTAGGTTTTGCAAGCGCAATTGTTCAGTTTGATATCGGTTCACAAAATGCGGCAAACTACCAGATAGGCGTATTGGTAACCGGCGCATATACAAACGAAGATTTAATAAACTGCGGTCTGTCACAGGTTATCGTTTCTGTATCTAAACCAATACCGGGTGGTTTTATTTGCGGAGGCAGCAGGCTGGTTAATCCGGCTACATCAAACCTTTCGGCCGGTTATATTAAAGGAGCTCCGGGCTTGTGTACAGATTACCAGTTTGATGTTCAATACACAAAATCCGGAACTAATCCGAAGGGTAAAGTGAAGATCATGATTAACAGTTATTATACCCGTGATGGAATACTCGACAGCAAACTGCACACCTATATTGTTACAACAAATGCAATTGCATCAATGAATGTTGTTGCACCAACAGGAACATTCAGTGCTAAGGCAAATCTGGTAGAACAATTTGATGGATACGTTGAAGCAATTGAAGGTGGCTCAACATTCCAGATGACAGCATATCAAAATGGTTGCGATCAGAAGTTAGCTATTACGCTTTATCGAAAAGCGGGTGGTATCTGGTTCTCTAATAGTTGGGATGGAGTAAAAACTATACAGCAACCTGTTGCTGCAGGTAGTAAAGTGTATGTTGGTGGAGCAGTACCTTGTAGTTTAAATTCAGTTAAAATCGAAAATTCGACTATCACTGATGCACCTCTTATTAGATCAACTTTCAATCAGGCATTTGATGCATTCAACGTCAAAGTTCTCGGCAACCCATCACTCACAACCTTCCGTCTGCAATTGCAAAGCAATAACATGCAGGAGAAGTTTACCGTGAAAGTGGTGGATGTGAATGGCCGACTCATTGAAGTAAAACAGAATTTATATGCGGGCCAGGTGATTGAGCTTGGAAGCAAGTACACACAAGGAACCTACTTTGCGGAGGTGACACAGGGAGCAAACCGCAAGCTGGTGAAACTGGTTAAGATTTCGAGAGACTGA